A genomic stretch from Pseudodesulfovibrio senegalensis includes:
- a CDS encoding TIGR01777 family oxidoreductase, whose translation MRAIIAGGTGFIGRALIAELQKNNWEIIVLSRTPSRVAEVFGSGVIGMVWNGGGDWSSLLGPQTVVVNLAGENISGRWTTAKKQRILESRLKAGEKIVQAVKSSEQPPAALIQASAVGFYGPHQSTPLNEEHPGGTGFLADVARQWEDSTKSLEKLGVRRCIIRTGMVLGHGGALKQMLPPFRMFMGGPVGHGHQGVSWIHLLDEVRAIRFLMENESEAGAYNLTAPNPTDFNKFAKILGEVLNRPSWLRTPPFVLRALFGSMADELLLTGQFALPEALQRAGFEFRFPDLKSALSDLLAR comes from the coding sequence ATGCGCGCAATAATTGCCGGAGGAACCGGCTTCATCGGCAGGGCCCTGATCGCCGAACTGCAAAAGAACAACTGGGAAATCATCGTGCTTTCCCGCACGCCGTCCCGCGTGGCCGAGGTATTCGGCAGCGGGGTCATCGGCATGGTCTGGAACGGCGGCGGGGACTGGAGTTCCCTGCTCGGACCGCAGACCGTGGTGGTCAATCTCGCCGGAGAAAACATTTCCGGACGCTGGACCACAGCCAAAAAGCAACGGATTCTGGAAAGCCGCCTCAAGGCCGGGGAAAAGATCGTGCAGGCCGTGAAATCATCGGAGCAGCCGCCCGCCGCACTCATACAGGCCTCGGCCGTGGGCTTTTACGGACCGCACCAGAGCACGCCCCTGAACGAGGAACATCCGGGGGGTACCGGCTTTCTGGCGGACGTGGCCCGGCAGTGGGAAGATTCCACCAAAAGCCTTGAGAAGCTCGGGGTACGGCGATGTATCATCCGCACCGGAATGGTGCTGGGCCATGGCGGCGCATTGAAGCAGATGCTCCCTCCTTTCCGCATGTTCATGGGCGGTCCGGTGGGGCACGGCCATCAGGGGGTGTCATGGATCCACCTGCTGGACGAGGTGCGCGCCATACGCTTTCTCATGGAAAACGAATCCGAAGCGGGGGCATACAACCTCACGGCGCCCAACCCCACGGATTTCAACAAATTCGCCAAGATACTGGGTGAAGTGCTCAATCGGCCCTCATGGCTGCGCACGCCGCCATTTGTCCTGCGCGCCCTGTTCGGCTCCATGGCGGACGAACTGCTGCTCACCGGCCAATTCGCCCTGCCCGAAGCACTGCAGCGCGCGGGATTCGAGTTCCGTTTCCCGGACCTGAAGTCCGCGCTCAGCGACCTGCTGGCCCGCTGA
- a CDS encoding sensor domain-containing diguanylate cyclase: MTQSKKMNRGDRPELMWGLGLTESQQTQIKKAVGPGFFLRNFPEGNLPWNRELAHEEKPSATWIPLKVWKDISDNRKETYKRIESTQRILIREEMDENVEMEDVLEQGFLTVVTSPLTRRKVQDAVFRAREVTSMYSDIYRMTEEIMLERELLSRKTDQLLFLNKILTGCAESLDARVILSNAKEHLNMLVPVFELHAVFWQRQFENGLTDVELFLDSKASTDKEEEWTRMLLGCAERMGDSTVSGFQSSHIDPVFRPGTHGATDARVVSMPLQAGNDTYGCLVLSVDKQARMGKDEVETFKAAASHLGLALRNALMFKEVKLRADHDALTRIYNRHTFDERLVHELKRGQRYGHDLSLLMVDLDHFKEVNDTYGHQAGDIVLREMGNILNSSIRATDLAARYGGEEFVVLLPHTTEADAHMLAERIRKRLADTNFSFNGHQFSITASIGVASVETGCLNREQDLVLKADEALYQAKNNGRNMVVISRQCPEERRMQQ, encoded by the coding sequence ATGACACAGAGCAAGAAAATGAATCGTGGCGATCGCCCGGAACTCATGTGGGGACTGGGGCTTACGGAATCGCAGCAGACACAGATAAAGAAGGCGGTTGGGCCTGGCTTCTTTCTGCGCAATTTCCCGGAAGGGAACCTGCCGTGGAACCGTGAGCTTGCCCATGAGGAAAAGCCTTCCGCAACATGGATTCCCCTCAAGGTATGGAAAGATATTTCCGACAACCGCAAGGAAACCTACAAGCGCATCGAATCCACGCAGCGCATCCTGATCCGCGAGGAAATGGATGAAAACGTTGAGATGGAAGACGTGCTCGAACAGGGCTTTTTGACGGTCGTCACCTCGCCCCTGACCCGTAGAAAGGTACAGGATGCTGTCTTCCGCGCCAGGGAAGTGACCAGCATGTACTCGGACATATACCGCATGACCGAGGAAATCATGCTGGAACGTGAACTGCTCTCGCGCAAGACCGACCAGCTCCTGTTCCTGAACAAGATTCTCACGGGCTGCGCCGAAAGCCTCGACGCGCGGGTCATTCTGTCCAACGCCAAGGAGCACCTGAACATGCTGGTGCCGGTGTTCGAGCTGCACGCCGTCTTCTGGCAGCGCCAGTTTGAAAACGGGCTGACCGACGTGGAACTCTTTCTGGACAGCAAGGCCTCCACAGACAAGGAAGAGGAATGGACGCGCATGCTGCTGGGCTGCGCCGAACGCATGGGCGACAGCACGGTCAGCGGCTTCCAGAGTTCACATATTGATCCGGTCTTCCGTCCCGGCACCCACGGCGCAACAGATGCCCGGGTGGTCTCCATGCCCCTGCAGGCGGGCAACGACACCTACGGATGTCTGGTGCTTTCCGTGGACAAGCAGGCACGCATGGGCAAGGACGAGGTGGAAACCTTCAAGGCCGCGGCCAGCCACTTGGGCCTGGCCCTGCGCAACGCCCTGATGTTCAAGGAAGTCAAGCTGCGGGCAGACCACGACGCACTGACCCGCATATACAACCGTCACACCTTTGACGAACGGCTGGTGCACGAACTCAAGCGCGGTCAACGCTACGGTCACGACCTTTCCCTACTCATGGTCGATCTGGACCACTTCAAGGAAGTGAACGACACATACGGGCATCAGGCCGGAGACATTGTCCTGCGGGAAATGGGCAACATCCTGAACAGCTCGATCCGCGCCACCGACCTTGCCGCCCGATACGGGGGCGAAGAATTCGTGGTGCTGCTGCCGCATACCACCGAGGCAGACGCCCACATGCTGGCGGAACGCATCCGCAAACGGCTGGCAGATACCAATTTCTCCTTCAACGGACACCAGTTCTCCATCACGGCCAGCATTGGCGTGGCCTCCGTGGAAACCGGCTGCCTGAACCGGGAGCAGGACCTCGTGCTCAAGGCGGACGAAGCCTTGTATCAGGCCAAGAACAACGGCCGAAACATGGTTGTCATCTCCAGGCAATGCCCGGAAGAACGGCGCATGCAGCAATAG
- a CDS encoding sigma-54-dependent transcriptional regulator — MGGHILIIDDEESIRMSLQGILEDEGHTVFGAENGEQGLVRMDAERPDMVFLDIWMPGMDGLEVLERIRAMHENVPVIMISGHGTIETAVKALKKGAFDFIEKPLSLEKVVVSTRNALEFARLTRENQALKSSISNDHPVKLTGNSPAIQQLNDVISRVAPTEAWVLITGENGTGKEIVARSIHHQSKRADKPLVAVNCAAIPEELIESELFGHEKGAFTGAENAQAGKFELAHGGTLFLDEIGDMSLKTQAKILRIIQEQSFERVGGRKTITVDVRVIAATNKNLPEEIENGTFREDLYYRLKVFPLEVPPLRTRGDDIALLIADFTDLLAKTHGFKPLQFEQDALSALCSYAWPGNVRELKNFVERMFIMHAGESVNAAMLPPEMLAKTDVQPPADQQPAPTQPQTPQADHEPCPESTIDPFITSGPADLKQARALFEARFLEAKLREYEGNVSQLAKAVGMERSSLYRKLKAYDIQVD, encoded by the coding sequence ATGGGCGGCCACATCCTGATCATCGACGACGAAGAAAGCATCCGCATGTCCCTGCAGGGCATTCTGGAAGACGAAGGCCATACCGTGTTCGGCGCGGAAAACGGCGAACAGGGGCTGGTCCGCATGGATGCAGAGCGGCCGGACATGGTCTTTCTGGACATCTGGATGCCGGGCATGGACGGGCTGGAGGTGCTGGAACGCATCCGGGCCATGCACGAAAACGTGCCCGTAATCATGATCTCGGGGCACGGCACCATTGAAACCGCGGTCAAGGCGCTGAAAAAAGGCGCGTTCGATTTCATTGAAAAGCCGCTCTCGCTGGAAAAGGTTGTGGTCTCCACGCGCAACGCATTGGAGTTCGCCCGCCTGACCCGCGAAAACCAGGCTCTCAAATCCAGCATTTCCAACGACCATCCCGTGAAGCTCACGGGCAATTCCCCGGCCATTCAACAGCTCAACGACGTGATTTCCCGCGTGGCCCCCACCGAGGCGTGGGTGCTCATCACCGGCGAAAACGGTACGGGCAAGGAAATCGTGGCCCGCTCCATCCACCACCAGAGCAAACGCGCGGACAAGCCGCTGGTGGCCGTGAACTGCGCGGCCATTCCCGAGGAACTCATCGAATCCGAACTGTTCGGCCATGAAAAGGGCGCGTTCACCGGCGCGGAAAACGCGCAGGCAGGCAAATTCGAGCTGGCCCACGGCGGCACGCTGTTTCTGGATGAAATCGGCGACATGAGCCTGAAAACACAGGCAAAAATACTGCGCATCATTCAGGAGCAATCCTTTGAGCGCGTGGGCGGGCGCAAGACCATCACCGTGGACGTGCGCGTGATCGCGGCCACCAACAAGAACCTGCCCGAGGAAATAGAGAACGGCACGTTCCGCGAGGACCTCTATTACCGGCTCAAGGTCTTTCCGCTGGAGGTGCCGCCCCTGCGCACACGCGGGGACGATATCGCCCTGCTCATTGCGGATTTCACGGATCTGCTGGCCAAGACTCACGGGTTCAAGCCCCTGCAGTTCGAGCAGGACGCGCTCAGCGCGCTGTGCTCCTACGCATGGCCCGGCAACGTGCGCGAACTCAAGAATTTCGTGGAACGCATGTTCATCATGCACGCGGGCGAATCGGTGAACGCAGCCATGCTGCCCCCCGAAATGCTCGCGAAAACAGACGTGCAACCGCCCGCCGACCAACAGCCCGCACCAACGCAGCCCCAGACCCCGCAAGCAGATCATGAGCCCTGCCCGGAAAGCACCATCGACCCGTTCATCACCAGCGGCCCGGCAGACCTGAAACAGGCCCGCGCCCTTTTCGAGGCCCGCTTCCTGGAGGCCAAGCTGCGCGAATACGAGGGCAACGTCTCCCAGCTGGCCAAGGCCGTGGGCATGGAACGCTCCAGCCTGTACCGCAAGCTCAAGGCCTACGACATTCAGGTGGACTGA